AACTGTAATTTATTGGGCCgacattttgggcttccccacAGGAGCTTTTTGCTTCTGGGCCCAGAGTACTCTTGTTGcgtttctctctgcctctttctcagCCATTGGTTTATCTTAAGACTTGGGACTTTGGCAATAATGCTGATGTAATTTAGGATGAAAGTTGTTTGTATTTATTATGGAATAGGAATCCCAGTGGATTGAGCCatagtttttttcttctgattacaGTTATGGAGATTTATGATCTCTCTTTTGTGACTTATTTCTCTGCCAATAATCCagtagttttatttcatttactataCCAGAATTTGGAGAAACTGTTGACaaatagattttattaaaataatgagaCATTCTATAGAGGATGTGTAAGTTTTGTGCTCATTTTCTGTGTTTGAGATAATAGCATGGTGATAGCCATTAGTGAAATACAAGTCATCTTTCTTAATGCAGTTTTTTATAAGAAATGTATTTTCAGTATAAAAAGTCATTGCAGCTCCACTGTCTAGAGATATTTGTGGATCTATCTTTTTGTTATATGCTCATAATCTTTATTATATATGCCTACTTAAAATCTTTATAATGATTTGCTGTAATCTGATATTTTCCATTTAATTGtgatatattttaaggaaaaatgagAGCTACCTGTATGCCTGTAGAAATGACAGAAAAACCATCCCTTTTTTGGCTAATAAGAGAAAAATCATGTAATCAGTGAATCACAGCAAAAGTAAAAGtatattctttaagaaaaatattcctgGTTTATGAATATATTCCTTTTATAAAATTACGGTCTACAGGTAGAAAGAGGCGTGTGTTTCTTCAGATTTACTTGTCACCAGATGGATAATTGCTTTTATAGTCTATTTTTAATCaaatacaaaaagcaaaggagaaatcaactgcttttttccttctgaaactgttttttttttacaatacttCAACACCTGATCTTAAAGAATGTGTTAACTCTGTAATTAAACTGTCTGACTTGTCATCTAAAAGTAGGAGTTTGCAAGCAAAATGCTATTTAGATGAAGGTGGCAGCTTAAGTAATACTTACATTTAAAAACCTGTCTCCCACTGCATTGCTGAAATAGTGTTTAAACTCTCTGTAGCCAGATGACGTCTACTACTGTGGAATCAAGTACATCAAAGATGATGTCATCTTAAATGAGCCTTCTGCAGACGCCCCAGCCTCTCGCTACCAGACCATTGAAGAAAATATCAAGATCTTTGAGGAAGATGAGGTTGAATTCATCAGCGTGCCTGTCCCAGAGTTTGCAGATAGTGACCCTGCCAATATTGTTCATGACTTTAACAAGGTGAGCCAGGTGCCCTGAACTGTAAAAAGAATGCAGGTCCCTTGATGGATgcttttgtagttttaattttaatattggcTAATTTATTCTATTTACGGTTTactgtttgaaaagaaaattttaaaaaaggcccTGGTTTTTTTCTGCCCTACAAGAAAAGCTCCAACATTTGATGGGCTTTGTCTGAGGCCAACCCTCAGGGAATGTACTTTTTCTCCCCCTTTCCTTGTCTGTCTTAATGCATACCAGATGCTGTTCCTTCTCTGCTGTTAAATTGCTTTTAGAAATCTAAATATTTACATGTTTTGGTTTGACTCATATTAATCCTCAGAACCATCCTGGTGAGTTAGTCTTTCTCATTCATGGTTTCTCATTTGAACCACAAGAACAGAGtcatttaattgatttatttcagTCAATTTCATCCAGTTCTCTGGTGGATGGTAGTAACTAGCCAATACTTTCTAGATGCATCAGAgagaagttaatttttatatacagtagaTGGATGCCTTGGAGGGCATGATGGTTTATAAGTGCCGGGACTAAGTCTCTTAAATCAGATGATAGGGTATTGGAGTTAGTTTTAATAGTTTGTTATTATCTGATCAGTATGTAAATTCTGACTAGTAGCAGAATTTCCTCTCCGTTTACTACTTCCATTCCTATCCTACCAAATTCTTGATTTGTTGAAATGCCAGTGATTGACACATTCTAAAGCCAACCCATTTTAATGGTACAAATTGTTCTTAAAAATCCAGTTGCTGCCTGTTTGTATATTTGTAATATTCATACATGAATCTAACAAAAATATCATCTTTTTCTTCCCAGAAACTTACCGCCTATTTGGATCTTAACCTGGATAAGTGCTATGTGATTCCTCTGAACACTTCCATTGTCATGCCACCCAAAAACCTATTGGAGCTGCTTATTAACATAAAGGTATAAAACTTTCAGATTCTTCTTCTTATTGCTGCTGTTATAGGATCTTGGAATTCCTTATTGATAAATGAGCCCATCTTACTGACAGTATAGCTAATAAGCATCTTATATGACAAGTAACTGAGACCGGtggtttgggatttttttcccttgtctcttctaatattttatttattgaaattaaaatgtgatTTCTTAAATTACATCATAGGGCCTATAAATAGTAGGCTTTAAAGAAATAAGGTCAGTGTTGCAGCTATTCAATTTTGATgccatagacaatatgtaaacagATGGgcacaactatactccaataaaacttctaaaaagttattgatttatttatttttggctgcgcttgggtctttgttgcagtgtgtgggctttctctagttgtggtgcctgggcttctcattgtggtggcttctcttgttgtggagcatgggctctaggtgcatggAGTTCAGTAGGTATGGCTCTTACGCCTCGTTTTCCTGTGGTGTATGGaaccttcccagagcagggatcgaactgtgtcccctgcattggcaggcagattcctaaccactggcccatcagagaagtccccagtTAAACTTTATAGAAACAGATGGTGGGTGATAGTTTGCCAATCTCTGTTTTGCGTTATAATCcctaaaaattttgtttgttttccttgtctGTTCAATGTATGTTTTGAGATATCCATGTAATATAATTCTTTTCCAAATGTAGGCTGGGACCTACTtgcctcagtcatatctgattcatGAACACATGGTCATCACTGATCGCATTGAAAACATTGATCACCTGGGTTTCTACATTTATCGACTGTGCCATGACAA
The sequence above is a segment of the Budorcas taxicolor isolate Tak-1 chromosome 12, Takin1.1, whole genome shotgun sequence genome. Coding sequences within it:
- the ITM2B gene encoding integral membrane protein 2B; translation: MVKVTFNSALAQKEAKKDESKSGEEALIIPPDAVAVDCKDPDEVVPVGQRRAWCWCMCFGLAFMLAGVILGGAYLYKYFAFQPDDVYYCGIKYIKDDVILNEPSADAPASRYQTIEENIKIFEEDEVEFISVPVPEFADSDPANIVHDFNKKLTAYLDLNLDKCYVIPLNTSIVMPPKNLLELLINIKAGTYLPQSYLIHEHMVITDRIENIDHLGFYIYRLCHDKETYKLQRRETIKGIQKRAASACVTIRHFENKFAVETLICS